Genomic window (Planococcus sp. MSAK28401):
AACGGAAACGCCGCGCCGGAACGGAAAACGTGCCGGCCATTCAAGCGTTCGCAAGCGCAGTGAAAATCGCGCAGGAAACGATGGAAGATAAACGTCAAGCTTTCAATGGATTCAAGGAGATTTTCCGTGCCGAATTCAATGAAAATGGCATCGACTTTAAAGAGAATGGCATCGATCAATTGCCACATATTTTCAATGTGTCCTTGAATGGCATCGATATTGAATCGTTTTTAGTCAATTTGGATCTATCCGGCATTTCTGCATCGAGCGGTTCGGCATGCACGGCCGGTTCGATCGACCCGTCACACGTCCTCGTGGCGATGTACGGGCAAAATGCAGCAGAACTGCGCAATTCGATCCGTTTCAGTTTCGGCATCGGCCTGACCGCCGCGGACATTACACAAGCAGCCGAAAAAACGGCTCAAATCACGAAGCGCCTGGCGCAAAAATAGAAAAGGTGAATAAAAATGGAAATAAAAGCTCCACAAGATACACGCGTAGTCGTCGGCATGTCCGGAGGGGTCGACTCTTCGGTTGCCGCTTATTTATTGAAGCAGCAAGGCTATGACGTCATCGGCATCTTCATGAAAAACTGGGACGATACCGATGAAAACGGCGTCTGTACCGCGACGGAAGATTACGAAGACGTCATCCGCGTCTGCAACCAGATCGGCATCCCGTATTATGCGGTCAATTTCGAAAAGCAGTATTGGGATAAAGTGTTCACGTATTTCCTCGAGGAATACAAAGCCGGCCGCACGCCGAACCCGGACGTCATGTGCAATAAGGAAATCAAATTCAAGGCATTTCTTGAACATGCTTTGAGCCTCGGTGCGGATTATCTGGCAACGGGCCATTACGCACGCGTCGAAACGGACAAAAACGGCGTCACGCACATGTTGCGCGGCATCGACAATAATAAAGACCAAACGTATTTCTTGAACCAGCTGAACCAGGAACAATTGTCGAAAGTCATGTTCCCGCTCGGTGCGATCGAGAAGAAGGAAGTACGTGAAATCGCCCTTGAAGCAGGACTTGCGACAGCGACGAAAAAAGATTCGACGGGCATTTGCTTTATTGGCGAACGCAATTTCAAGGAATTCCTTAGCCAATATCTTCCAGCTCAACCGGGATCCATGGAAACTTTGGAAGGAGTCAAAAAAGGCTCTCATGACGGGTTGATGTATTACACGATCGGCCAACGCCAAGGCCTGGGTATCGGCGGAGCCGGCGACCCGTGGTTCGTCATCGGGAAAGATTTGGAGAAAAACGTCTTGTATGTCGGGCAGAACATCCACCACGATGCACTGTTTTCCGATAGCTTGACAGCGGTCAATTTAAGCTTCACAACAGGTGATGCACCGTCCGCGAGCTTCCAGTGTACAGCGAAATTCCGCTACCGCCAGCAAGACGTAGGCGTCACGGTCGACATGAAAGATGGCGAAGCGGTTGTT
Coding sequences:
- the mnmA gene encoding tRNA 2-thiouridine(34) synthase MnmA, which gives rise to MEIKAPQDTRVVVGMSGGVDSSVAAYLLKQQGYDVIGIFMKNWDDTDENGVCTATEDYEDVIRVCNQIGIPYYAVNFEKQYWDKVFTYFLEEYKAGRTPNPDVMCNKEIKFKAFLEHALSLGADYLATGHYARVETDKNGVTHMLRGIDNNKDQTYFLNQLNQEQLSKVMFPLGAIEKKEVREIALEAGLATATKKDSTGICFIGERNFKEFLSQYLPAQPGSMETLEGVKKGSHDGLMYYTIGQRQGLGIGGAGDPWFVIGKDLEKNVLYVGQNIHHDALFSDSLTAVNLSFTTGDAPSASFQCTAKFRYRQQDVGVTVDMKDGEAVVTFDEPVRAITPGQAVVFYDGDECLGGGTIDRVFKNGSQLDYVG